The Nicotiana tomentosiformis chromosome 9, ASM39032v3, whole genome shotgun sequence genome contains the following window.
tTGTATGATAGCCGTGTGTTatgtttgaagtcaagcgagttgtggaataaaagttggcaaaggtcatcacaagttacattcacaAATGTGCTAAAAGTTAGGACAAATGTAGCTctgcttttctcccaatatacattGAATTACAGGATGATTTACCTACCAACGGGAAAatatatgagtctagtttctaacgtatTAAACTGTTCGTTGATAcaacatcagagtagagagatatttgcatttttgcgggactgcgcagactgcataggtgacaagtaggtgtgtcacctacttgctcaAATGAAAGGACGAAATATGTCCAAAAAGGGGCTAGTTTAAGTCGGCCAAAGAGACCTTGTAAGGGATAATTTCCTTAGTATATTACACTCATTATAGATCAAAAAATTCAGAGATACACCTCAGCAAACATCTCCCAAAAATTCAACACAAAATCCtaaatgattttctcttcttttcaagttctagttggaggataacctaagggttgaagaaccaagataggagatgAGATATTCATCAAATAAGGAAAGTATACTTtcctctttcatccattttttcttctgtaaaatTAGAGAAATTCGTTCAATAATTATAAGAACTCACGgtacggtgatcggaagccgtgagttcgagttattcaacttgtagtagactgttttgtgggttgtttcgtgttaTTTTTGGGTTGTCTGTTTTGCAGctattttatggagttttggaggagaaagtgtgtggataaacaccacataatggcggaatggtgggctggtcgttcgtcattacATTTTTAtggtgtttgacactactataaTTGTCGTTTTGTCTATGAAGTGATTAGAGTGTATGGGCTGTTtcgtggtatattgtgatggagataaggttggaaaataatgtatacatatttttattgttgttttcttgttattgttGGTGTTATGTCAAATTGGAGgaaagtaaagattatagggAGATGctacccaaatttacataaacgagctactactTTAAGTTGCGCGCTTAgtctttactcagcactgattctgaatctccttatgctatgatAGATTGagttaagttgtttgaagaattgattggaaggtattaaggactcaacagagttatggtatgttaaggctatcatttcttttcttttggcatgatccatatgatacaacgaaacgagcaaacacgcaactttcataagtgactctattcttagaagtagtAAGgtttcctatgttcttgattccccatgtgtcatattataaTATCATATTTTCATAGGTCTcggaaaatacgtaagttgataaagtttatctgaaggcataatgatcttatgatattccgagagatcttattgacttacgtcattatgcattgcattcatttatacaagtacattgacccatgaccagatggaattatatacgcatatattatatgtacatgGGGTATGGGGAAGGTTACGGCATTacatacgcaccaccacctgatcagctggtatacgttgatgattttgcccacagaggccgagatgatatgatgggatgccctcagaggcttgatgatgttatgtacgtatatacatatgcatgatatgacatttaaacgcatatgcatgacattataaatatttcatgatttaaagagatattcagacttacaagttgagttctttactccatgtttcttttatgtcatttatatactatttttcatgccttacatactcggtactttatttgtactggcgtcccttttgcctggggacattgTGTTTCATGtaccgatagacaggttgacaatcctcctagtaggctatcatctTAGCGGAAGCTGTTGGTGCACTCTACTAGCTCTggagttacctatttggtcagtatgctttagACATATatagattggtatggcggggccctatcctggcctttatgacatttatgtactcttagagacgTGTAGACATATATCATGTATATGGATAATTGTATAGcgttgtcggcctatgttttgagtgtacaaattaTCATTTCGGTtgtataggcccgtatgtcatatgtatgagtttgtataccatgttgggtcgtcctatgtctagtattcccttatgttttattctagttatctcatgacggtcCTTCTGGCCCAgctacccatgatggtatgataagaaagatatgttaagttggtactcggttgagtaaggcaccgggtgcacGTGGTGCCCTGCGGTTTGGGTCCTATCAAAAGCTACCAAAGTTCACAAAATTTGAGAAATGTTCACAAATAGGGACCACACCCagtccgcaaatgcgatgtcCAGTCCCAGGTTCCCATTTCGGTAATGCGATCATTTGACCACAAAAaagggctcgcaaatgcgagatctgcagactTGCACCAACAGCTGTTGAGCACCAGCAGTTGCAAACCCATCCATAACACactcaaaactcacctgagcccctcgagcTCCAAACACAACATGCACACGTGTGTAATAACATCCTACAAACTTGCTCGCtatctcaaatcatcaaaataatatcaaataacaagaaacaattatcaaaattcaagaatttaaactttaaaacacattttcataatttttcacataacGTACCGAAATGCACTCGGGTCACCCCGGACCCTAACCAAACGtgcatacaagtccaaaaatataatacgaacctaccggaattcTCAAAATACCGATCTGAGGTTGTTTACCAAGAATGTTGCCTATGGTCAGCTCTAGCCTCATTTTaagttaaaattttcattttcttcaaacttttacgtaaaaactttccagaaaatgaCACGAACCATGCACGCAAATCAATAAACATTAAATGAAGCTATGGGAGGtctcaaaacataaaaattagggctagtactcaaaataacCTATTGGGTCGTCACAATAAATAAGAGGAAGCGATAAATTTAATAAGAAAGCAACAAAAACTTACCTAATGTCAATAACTTGGATTGTACTTTGCTCTTTTCCAATGTCCTAATTTATtgctttatttattaattaaatcttCATTGACTTCTAATTGTCGAGTAATGTATATACACATAATTATGACAAAACAAATATGCTTTATTAAATCTAGTTAGTTGATTTTATCTTAAATCCTACTACTTTAATCTTATTGGAGATAACTTTCTTTTAGAGAGACATGATATGCTAACATTATTTTTTTAGCCTATACttttgtgtacgggtaaaattggGGATAAAGTTACTCCCGATGTTCCGATGAAGAAACAGGAGACGATGTGGTTCATCGCAGGCTCGGGTAAAGCCGAGGGCTCCTCATATCAAAGCCCGGGGGGACGAATGACGCACCAAGATTCGGACATGGCATAGCATGAGGGGATCTAGCTCGAGCAAAATAAAAAATCGAGGCTAAAGGGAAGACGGTTAGAGAGGACGAATGAGGGGCCGAAATATACGCCATCATCCGGATATTACTGTACGAATCTCGCCCGATATCAACTGCGGATCATAATTTACTAGAAGAGaaggatttttaccttatttagatttGTACTAAGattgaaactcccctactatataaaggggagtgcCTTTTCATTTTTCAACCACTGTTGGCATGCATATCAaagaaataaattttattttcgtcTTTTAGCTACAGTTCAAAGTGTTCTTCAGCTACCCATTGCTTTAGTTGCAATCGAGCCCATCTCGAGGGCTCGATCGGAACCATTTTCAGCGTTCAACTTAAAGCCAAGATTAATTGCTCCATCACGTTTGGTTTGAtcgttttgtttttctttaatttaattacttgttgttcttagatcattcgtgttaaattaaaccgcgtatcctttaaaccgcgtacaaatttagtTGTTACTCATTTTAAGGCTTTAATACTTTTCAACTATTGTATCTTATGCCAATTGAATCAATCATACATATTTAGCAGCAAACTCAACAATTTGAAGCAATGTCCATGAGCAATTGAAAAAGTTCAAATATACTCCTAAATGATTAAAAAGGTAAGCATACATCGATGTGGCTTCCATCGTTAGTGCGAGAGGCATATTTCTACCTTTTTAATTATTGCAGGGTATATTTGAATCATAAAATAACGGTGGCAGCTTCTATGAGGCGATAACTAAGGAATATCATATACAAACCAAATGTAATAGGTTAGGGACATTTTTAATACTTTACTACTAGTACCATGTGAACTACTCCACGTCTAAAGAGATACATATGGTTATTCTGCACCTTCTCGGTTGTACATCTTATTCTACTGTCAAAATCTAACACATATTTCGAACTCTAGTTTATCGGTTAGTGGGCAAAATGACCTCCCAGCCACTTAAACTTGCACCTGTTTATCAACCCGGTAAATCAatttagaatttttttatttgaacatCCCAACTTGGTAAAAAAGCAAATAATAAACACCTCCTGTTGAGCGTGTCTCTCAAGCGATGTGACATGGCTGACATATCATATTCTTAGCCTATTATTATTTGACATGTATGATTAGTGGGTCCCAACTTATTTTCACTAATTTATCAAAAATTCTAAAATCATTCTCtttttgcttcttcttcttcttcttcttcaccggGCAGCCACCAGCACCATTAATCTTCCATAAATACCATTCTTCTCCGCTCTAAAGTATCAGATCAATACATAAGCAAAGTCAAATTTTAACTTATTTTTACTCTCTTCCTTTTCACTTTTTTTCTTCAGCTTCATAGTCATTAGTATCATCGTTCTTGCTACCTGTCTCGTTGGAATTTCTGCAAATCGTAACAAGTTTCTCTTATTCCTTTTCGTTTAGCAAAACATTCAAAAAATTTATCATATTCCCTTCAAAGAGGGATTTCGTACCCATGTGAATTGGATTTCATCCATCCGAACTTTTTCCGGCGCAAGCGAGCTTGCCAGACTGATTTGCGGACTTGGGCAGATTTGAAACCTTGTTTATCTATGTCGTTTGTGGTAAAAAAAAATCACTAGATTGCTTCTCTAGTAAGCTTGCCGTACTGATCTGACCAATTTCTGATTTCTTTCTTCCATTTCACAATCCTCGGTGTGGCGTCTCTAACCCGACCAGCTAAGTTGTTGGACTACCTGCATTCTGTAGAAAAAGTGAGCTCTTGATACAAATGGTTGTGAGTGATATTTGGATTGCAAAGAAAATGGTAACTTCTAAGGTGGATTTTAAAGAAATTTAGTGGGGGAGTAGGGATTTTGAGAAGACGAGGAGAAGGCAGTGCTGAAGCGATGGGGTTTGGAGAAGATGGAGAATGGGTGGGGGTGgattttcaatttcttttttatattttagaattcTTTTACTCAATTAATTTTTACTCACACGCCTAAATTAGGTGAATTGCACACAGTATTGCCACATCACACATGTGGTTGCCACATAAGCATAGTCAACAGTCAAAGAAATCTATTAATATGCAAATAGTTAAGTTGAGGTGTTAAAATGGAAATATTCTATGTTCCTTTACCGGTTTGACAAACAGCTACCAGTTTAGGTGGCCTGGAGGCCATTTTGCCCCAGTTAGTGTCAAGTTTATATTAAAGAAACAAAAATTCAAGTAGAACATTTTGTTTCAGGATGAAGAGAGTATATAACCTTAGGCCAAACCCAATAGGAAAAAGCATAACCAATAAGCTGTAATATAGACTTACGATCATAATGAAAAGGGTAAAAACATTTCACGGTGATACAGATGCAAGGGACTAACAGCATCAAGGATGGACCAAAACAAAACTAGAAAATAAAAAAGACGAGGAATCAACGCCGTGAACTTCTCTAGTCTGGCTGGGTGTTAAATAAGATCAATAACATATTGTGCAATCAAACATAAAGGTAAGCATTCTGACGTAAATAACTAGTGATGGCAGTAAAAATGAAAGGGTAAATACCATATAAAACATAATTATCATGTCAATTGTACTCTGTATAACTTGAGTAAATTTCTTTAACTAGTATTGTATGTTTGTTGCTCTTTCTTCGTTTATAATGAAGTGTGACAGAGTTCAAAAGGAATAACATAAGTATCAAAACACTATAAGACTGATAATTTACATCGAGAAAGGAAGGCACATCAACATAACTTTAAATCTCGTTCACTAAGCTCTAAACATTTGGCAGCTGCCATTAAATTAGTATCTATTTCAATCTGCATCCATAAGTTGTACAAAGGCTAGAAACCAACACTGACAGAATTACATTGATTGGGAACAATTACTTTTTAACCTCACATCAAAACCTCCTCGGGTCCGGGGGCAAACAATATGCAGAGGAATGCATAGAATCACAAACCGAATTAGAATAACCAAGAGGAAATCTGAACGGCTCACAAGACATTTGACTACCTATAAGGGGACTGGAATCAGGAACAGCTGGCGCAATCACATTTGGGTGTCTAATTATCTCCCTACCATGCATTTCTCCAAAAGGTTCTGCTAATATGATCCTTCCATAGGTAGGTTCAAATGAAACAGGTGGCAATTTATTGTACATGCCTTCTCTTGACATCATTCCTCGGTTTACCACTGGTTCCCACCTATTTGTCAAATAGTGAGGCATCGGCTGCTCTTGCCTGGATAACCCTTTTCCTGGACGCCTTCCTGACAACCCAGAAAAGGTGTCCCCCAAACAATCATCTGTTTGAGCTCTCTTTATCAAGGAAGAGTCAGTTGGCCAAGACTGCCTCAAAAGTTTCCGTTTTCCTTGTGGCATCCACCCCGGACTTTCCACAGATGACATGCTTTTGGTCATGATAGCATCAACATGTACAGTTTTTTTATTGCATTTTGAACGTTCAACAGATTGCACCTCCGTTTTTCCAGAAGCACAAGCTTGTAtttgttttgcaatattttttactGTGCCACCGCTGTCTAGCCTGGAAGCTACATCTCGGCCAAATAGGAACTCCCTTAAAGAGTTCCCTCCaatctttttatttgaaaaatcaaAAATGTGTTGGACTGAAAGCTGGATGCAGCTATAGATTCTTTTAACTTCTTCTCCTACAGCCCTAGCGACATTTTGAGATCGATCAGCGAAATCTTCAACCTGTGAAAGACCACTAACTAACATTAATTTATTGCTTGTTAAGAACATGTCAAGAAATGAACAAGCCAAGCACAATTACATTAATATGGCCTACTCTAGAACCCCATGTTTTAGATATCCAAGATCCTTGAAATGTACTGGCACACAAACCTCTGGACCAAAGTTTCTCAACTGATAGTAACTGCAATGGAGTTAAATCAACATTATGTATAATTCCAGCATAGCGGTTAGAACACAATGCCTACAAATAGCGGCCTGCATGGCATATGAAGCATTTTAAACCAAGAGAATTCAAAATCCTACCTTGTTTAATAGAGAAACCAAGAGCTCAGTCACTGATTCTTTATTGTTTATTCCATAGTTCGTAAACTTACACAGAGACCTCTCCACTGCCACTGGCTCATTACCATCTAGAATAGATGGAAAGTCAATTAAATCGGTATGGTGACTAAGTCACATCGAAACTGAAAGCAGATACAATACTTGGAAATAGAAAAGACAGGATACCTTTGTGATAAATAACTGATGGAGAATTAATGAAAACCTAGATAGCATCAAAAATGAAATAACGCTACATTAGTACCTACTGCATTTAGTGCTCTCTGCCTAGAGCTTCTATGCAAAAGAATGACGTATTCACAttggaaaaggtccaaatataccatCCGTTGAACTTTGCAAAATTAGTTATTCATGCCCTATGTTAAAAGCTTGGTTCAAAAATGAACTCGTTACCCAAAGGTCTCACATATACCCTTAGGTACCAATTCAGCAAACGGACTCCATAACACGTATTTTCTCGTTGATACGTAGAGGTGTCGGACCCATTTCCTCATTCCCTTTTTCCCTATTTCTTCCTTCCCCTTCCTTCCCTGGTGCATTACATTTCAATTGTCTTTTTCACCTCTTGAATTTCTCAAAAGAATTTATCCAGGTCTAATAATAAATTTTAATGCTTGGTCCTAACAGAGTATGCCTTTAACAACATACTATGTAACAACCCATAAACCGCTGGCAGTTGAACTCGAAAAGGGTTTCGCTGCGAAACTTGCCTTAGTTAAATCCCACATCGGAATAGAAGCGGAAAGTTGGGGACCATATAGTGGCGAATTTAGGATTCAGCAAAGCGTCCCTCTCGCAGTAGTATTCCAAACCTCACCTTGCTCTTGTGACATGCTATGTTTCCCCTCTCTATTCCAAGAAAAGGGTGAGTCCCATCGCGATTTTTTAATGATCTTTTTTATGGTTATGCTGGCGATGATAGGTGATTAGGTGGATCTTTAAAAAGTTTGTTCCGATTCTAATAGGTGCGCCTAACATTGCATTTCCACCATTAAATAATATTTCATTTTACTTGTTGTCTCCAAGTCTCTTGCGTCTTTTGGgttaaagcccaaggaaacaaccATGAGACTCAAAAGCCTTGGCAGTTGGGCATGTGCCATGACAGGTGGTATTAGAGCCGGTACCTCCCGTAATACAGTGATGGAACAGATTTTAGCGAGAACGTTAAGTCCCTCAGGAGGGTGAATGTAACAACCCACAGATTGTGGGCGGTTGAACTCGAAAGGGTGTTAGTAGCGTGCGCCTAATTGCCCGTGAGTTCTATATTGAATCGGGTAGTactaaacaacaataataatcGACAAATAAGTTTATTAGTTGTTAAGTAAAACATTATGAGTGCATTTGTTACTCTTTTTTCTTGAATTACATATatatttattctttttcttcattgCGTTTTTTTCTAAACTAAAGCCCACATTTTAATTGTGCTTTGCACTCTTTTAAGAGTTTTTCATAGTATTTCAACAGTATCTCAGAGAGAATCCCATCCTCAAGACCACCACCACCAACAataaacccagtgtaatccctcAAGACCCTAGATGAATAAATCATGGAATCACGATTTGAAACAAATAACAAGTGTTTTTAAACTAAGGCCAATGTGTGTTGGCGCATCACCATTTGGTAGACCGTCAACGAAGGAGGTTTGCGACATTCTTTAAAGCTATAGAGACTCCAATTTTGAGGGAGTAGCATATGTACCTTACATCATCAAATATTGTTGTAATTTGTCaataaaatagaattaaataaccATGTTGAGAAAAATAACTCCGAAGATATATACTCTAGCATCAGTCCCATGCTTTTTC
Protein-coding sequences here:
- the LOC104114272 gene encoding protein HESO1-like isoform X2, producing MVLSLEVLRKKAQQREQKERSKYTTLDQLSAFEVLLYEVYVDLRPKPSDYDVRRDLVRIFNEIAKEIYDYSADAPVIEVFGSFSMDLFCAKSDLDLSVNFTSRKVNTTREKKIQTLRKFAKFFYLLQRNGFVYGVYPVTTARVPVLKVVDQGTEIECDISVENWDGISKSKIIYMIGAIDERFRKLSFLMKAWAKAQNINSAKDQTLNSLSIILLVAFHLQLCRPEILPFCLHFPLYSEVFINSPSVIYHKDGNEPVAVERSLCKFTNYGINNKESVTELLVSLLNKLLSVEKLWSRGLCASTFQGSWISKTWGSRVGHINVEDFADRSQNVARAVGEEVKRIYSCIQLSVQHIFDFSNKKIGGNSLREFLFGRDVASRLDSGGTVKNIAKQIQACASGKTEVQSVERSKCNKKTVHVDAIMTKSMSSVESPGWMPQGKRKLLRQSWPTDSSLIKRAQTDDCLGDTFSGLSGRRPGKGLSRQEQPMPHYLTNRWEPVVNRGMMSREGMYNKLPPVSFEPTYGRIILAEPFGEMHGREIIRHPNVIAPAVPDSSPLIGSQMSCEPFRFPLGYSNSVCDSMHSSAYCLPPDPRRF
- the LOC104114272 gene encoding protein HESO1-like isoform X1, translating into MVLSLEVLRKKAQQREQKERSKYTTLDQLSAFEVLLYEVYVDLRPKPSDYDVRRDLVRIFNEIAKEIYDYSADAPVIEVFGSFSMDLFCAKSDLDLSVNFTSRKVNTTREKKIQTLRKFAKFFYLLQRNGFVYGVYPVTTARVPVLKVVDQGTEIECDISVENWDGISKSKIIYMIGAIDERFRKLSFLMKAWAKAQNINSAKDQTLNSLSIILLVAFHLQLSYEYISSSTLIWLNQKLCRPEILPFCLHFPLYSEVFINSPSVIYHKDGNEPVAVERSLCKFTNYGINNKESVTELLVSLLNKLLSVEKLWSRGLCASTFQGSWISKTWGSRVGHINVEDFADRSQNVARAVGEEVKRIYSCIQLSVQHIFDFSNKKIGGNSLREFLFGRDVASRLDSGGTVKNIAKQIQACASGKTEVQSVERSKCNKKTVHVDAIMTKSMSSVESPGWMPQGKRKLLRQSWPTDSSLIKRAQTDDCLGDTFSGLSGRRPGKGLSRQEQPMPHYLTNRWEPVVNRGMMSREGMYNKLPPVSFEPTYGRIILAEPFGEMHGREIIRHPNVIAPAVPDSSPLIGSQMSCEPFRFPLGYSNSVCDSMHSSAYCLPPDPRRF
- the LOC104114272 gene encoding protein HESO1-like isoform X4, which codes for MVLSLEVLRKKAQQREQKERSKYTTLDQLSAFEVLLYEVYVDLRPKPSDYDVRRDLVRIFNEIAKEIYDYSADAPVIEVFGSFSMDLFCAKSDLDLSVNFTSRKVNTTREKKIQTLRKFAKFFYLLQRNGFVYGVYPVTTARVPVLKVVDQGTEIECDISVENWDGISKSKIIYMIGAIDERFRKLSFLMKAWAKAQNINSAKDQTLNSLSIILLVAFHLQVFINSPSVIYHKDGNEPVAVERSLCKFTNYGINNKESVTELLVSLLNKLLSVEKLWSRGLCASTFQGSWISKTWGSRVGHINVEDFADRSQNVARAVGEEVKRIYSCIQLSVQHIFDFSNKKIGGNSLREFLFGRDVASRLDSGGTVKNIAKQIQACASGKTEVQSVERSKCNKKTVHVDAIMTKSMSSVESPGWMPQGKRKLLRQSWPTDSSLIKRAQTDDCLGDTFSGLSGRRPGKGLSRQEQPMPHYLTNRWEPVVNRGMMSREGMYNKLPPVSFEPTYGRIILAEPFGEMHGREIIRHPNVIAPAVPDSSPLIGSQMSCEPFRFPLGYSNSVCDSMHSSAYCLPPDPRRF
- the LOC104114272 gene encoding protein HESO1-like isoform X6; this translates as MFLVVLIYKFSAAGNGFVYGVYPVTTARVPVLKVVDQGTEIECDISVENWDGISKSKIIYMIGAIDERFRKLSFLMKAWAKAQNINSAKDQTLNSLSIILLVAFHLQLSYEYISSSTLIWLNQKLCRPEILPFCLHFPLYSEVFINSPSVIYHKDGNEPVAVERSLCKFTNYGINNKESVTELLVSLLNKLLSVEKLWSRGLCASTFQGSWISKTWGSRVGHINVEDFADRSQNVARAVGEEVKRIYSCIQLSVQHIFDFSNKKIGGNSLREFLFGRDVASRLDSGGTVKNIAKQIQACASGKTEVQSVERSKCNKKTVHVDAIMTKSMSSVESPGWMPQGKRKLLRQSWPTDSSLIKRAQTDDCLGDTFSGLSGRRPGKGLSRQEQPMPHYLTNRWEPVVNRGMMSREGMYNKLPPVSFEPTYGRIILAEPFGEMHGREIIRHPNVIAPAVPDSSPLIGSQMSCEPFRFPLGYSNSVCDSMHSSAYCLPPDPRRF
- the LOC104114272 gene encoding uncharacterized protein isoform X7; amino-acid sequence: MVLSLEVLRKKAQQREQKERSKYTTLDQLSAFEVLLYEVYVDLRPKPSDYDVRRDLVRIFNEIAKEIYDYSADAPVIEVFGSFSMDLFCAKSDLDLSVNFTSRKVNTTREKKIQTLRKFAKFFYLLQRNGFVYGVYPVTTARVPVLKVVDQGTEIECDISVENWDGISKSKIIYMIGAIDERFRKLSFLMKAWAKAQNINSAKDQTLNSLSIILLVAFHLQVEDFADRSQNVARAVGEEVKRIYSCIQLSVQHIFDFSNKKIGGNSLREFLFGRDVASRLDSGGTVKNIAKQIQACASGKTEVQSVERSKCNKKTVHVDAIMTKSMSSVESPGWMPQGKRKLLRQSWPTDSSLIKRAQTDDCLGDTFSGLSGRRPGKGLSRQEQPMPHYLTNRWEPVVNRGMMSREGMYNKLPPVSFEPTYGRIILAEPFGEMHGREIIRHPNVIAPAVPDSSPLIGSQMSCEPFRFPLGYSNSVCDSMHSSAYCLPPDPRRF
- the LOC104114272 gene encoding protein HESO1-like isoform X8 — its product is METEEEPGNGFVYGVYPVTTARVPVLKVVDQGTEIECDISVENWDGISKSKIIYMIGAIDERFRKLSFLMKAWAKAQNINSAKDQTLNSLSIILLVAFHLQLSYEYISSSTLIWLNQKLCRPEILPFCLHFPLYSEVFINSPSVIYHKDGNEPVAVERSLCKFTNYGINNKESVTELLVSLLNKLLSVEKLWSRGLCASTFQGSWISKTWGSRVGHINVEDFADRSQNVARAVGEEVKRIYSCIQLSVQHIFDFSNKKIGGNSLREFLFGRDVASRLDSGGTVKNIAKQIQACASGKTEVQSVERSKCNKKTVHVDAIMTKSMSSVESPGWMPQGKRKLLRQSWPTDSSLIKRAQTDDCLGDTFSGLSGRRPGKGLSRQEQPMPHYLTNRWEPVVNRGMMSREGMYNKLPPVSFEPTYGRIILAEPFGEMHGREIIRHPNVIAPAVPDSSPLIGSQMSCEPFRFPLGYSNSVCDSMHSSAYCLPPDPRRF
- the LOC104114272 gene encoding protein HESO1-like isoform X3, with translation MVLSLEVLRKKAQQREQKERSKYTTLDQLSAFEVLLYEVYVDLRPKPSDYDVRRDLVRIFNEIAKEIYDYSADAPVIEVFGSFSMDLFCAKSDLDLSVNFTSRKVNTTREKKIQTLRKFAKFFYLLQRNGFVYGVYPVTTARVPVLKVVDQGTEIECDISVENWDGISKSKIIYMIGAIDERFRKLSFLMKAWAKAQNINSAKDQTLNSLSIILLVAFHLQTRNPPILPPFSALFRDGNEPVAVERSLCKFTNYGINNKESVTELLVSLLNKLLSVEKLWSRGLCASTFQGSWISKTWGSRVGHINVEDFADRSQNVARAVGEEVKRIYSCIQLSVQHIFDFSNKKIGGNSLREFLFGRDVASRLDSGGTVKNIAKQIQACASGKTEVQSVERSKCNKKTVHVDAIMTKSMSSVESPGWMPQGKRKLLRQSWPTDSSLIKRAQTDDCLGDTFSGLSGRRPGKGLSRQEQPMPHYLTNRWEPVVNRGMMSREGMYNKLPPVSFEPTYGRIILAEPFGEMHGREIIRHPNVIAPAVPDSSPLIGSQMSCEPFRFPLGYSNSVCDSMHSSAYCLPPDPRRF
- the LOC104114272 gene encoding protein HESO1-like isoform X5, which translates into the protein MDLFCAKSDLDLSVNFTSRKVNTTREKKIQTLRKFAKFFYLLQRNGFVYGVYPVTTARVPVLKVVDQGTEIECDISVENWDGISKSKIIYMIGAIDERFRKLSFLMKAWAKAQNINSAKDQTLNSLSIILLVAFHLQLSYEYISSSTLIWLNQKLCRPEILPFCLHFPLYSEVFINSPSVIYHKDGNEPVAVERSLCKFTNYGINNKESVTELLVSLLNKLLSVEKLWSRGLCASTFQGSWISKTWGSRVGHINVEDFADRSQNVARAVGEEVKRIYSCIQLSVQHIFDFSNKKIGGNSLREFLFGRDVASRLDSGGTVKNIAKQIQACASGKTEVQSVERSKCNKKTVHVDAIMTKSMSSVESPGWMPQGKRKLLRQSWPTDSSLIKRAQTDDCLGDTFSGLSGRRPGKGLSRQEQPMPHYLTNRWEPVVNRGMMSREGMYNKLPPVSFEPTYGRIILAEPFGEMHGREIIRHPNVIAPAVPDSSPLIGSQMSCEPFRFPLGYSNSVCDSMHSSAYCLPPDPRRF